Sequence from the Miscanthus floridulus cultivar M001 chromosome 16, ASM1932011v1, whole genome shotgun sequence genome:
tgTGCCCATGAGCTCAAGAGCTCACTTGGAGATCCACCCACGGCATCGTGGTTGTGAACGATGTCTTCGAGCAAGAATaaggtgacgaccatgacttcatggtcggtgaagtagtgcaggagcttttgggtcgccatcagcacggcgtacaaaagcttctacacctaggggtatcgAGCATTGGTGTCGGTAAGTACCTCACCAATGAAGTAGATCGGTCATTGAACCTTCGAGGGGcttcctggctcctccctttcgacgatgaGGGTGGTGCTCACAACATGGTTGTTtgccacgatgtagaggaggataggttctcctcgttcgggagcgacaaggattggggccgacatcagtgatgctttgaggctctccaaagcctactGTGCCCTCTCAGTCTAGACGAATGCAtttgtcttcttgagaagtttatagagaggcatcccctgctcgcctagtcaggagatgaatcggcttagggtggccaaatagccagtgagcctctgtacgcccttgatgttgtgAATAGGGCCCATTTTGGAGATGGCCAAGATTTTATCGGGGTTGGCTATGATGCCACGCTTGGACATGATGTAtctgagcagcttcccctttgggaccccaaaaacacatttttaggattcaatttgatgctgaaccttcgaaggttcacgaatgttgtagccaagtttgcgatcaggtcgctagcttgagccattttcaccactatgtcatctacatagacggcaATTGTTGGCTTTGGGCGCTCAACTTGGTTAGGCTGGTCAGGTGGGTCAATTTGGTCGGCAAAGCATCGCTGCAtacaccgttgataggtggcgccagcattctttagaccgaaaggcatggttacatatcagtatgaaccatacgaggtgatgaatgaagtcacgacctagtcagactctttcatcacgatctggtggtagccagcgTAGgcgtccagaaaggagaggatctcgcatcctgaggtggagtcgattatctggtctatgcgtggcaaaggaaaatggtccttcggacatgccttgttaaggccagtataatcaacacacattctccatttcctggtcttctttttcacaagaacaggattggctagccagtcagagtggcatacctctttgatgaatctggctgctaggagtttggcgatctcctcgcctatggccctccgcctctcgtcgtcaaagcgacacaggcattgcttggttggctttgagcccgggacaaggcgtaatgcatgctcggcgacctcccttggtatgcctagcatgtcagaaggtttccatgtgaagacatcatggttggcgcatagaaagtcggcgagctagctttcctatttggctggAACCTTGGTCCCGATCTGCACTGTCTTGGTCGAGTCGGTagggtcgatccccaccaccttCGTTTCCTTCGTCAGGTGGAAGGCACTCGATGAGGTCGGCTCATTGTAGTCTGGGACTACTTGAGTTGATGAATTCCCAAGCTCTGggagctcggtggagttgatgatggcagtgtcgagctcataatgctcgtgGTCGTACGTGTAGGCGTGAGAAAAAGTGCTACCCACAATGATAATGCCGTtcagtcctggcatcttcaacttgaggtaggtgtagttggggatcgccatgaacttggcatagcatggccgccccatgatggcatggtaggaccctagaaagtccaccacctcaaaggtgaggacctctgagcggaagttggctcggtcgccaaacatgatgggtaggtcgatctgcccgagcaggTATGCCCAAGCCCTTGGGATCATGCTGTGGAAGGAAGAGCTCACTAGGCGAAGCTccgaccaggggatgcgcatggtgtcGAGGATGTCGATGTAGAGAATGTGGAgcccgctgcctccgtccatcagcaccttggtgaggcgcttcttgcggacaatggggcTGACGACAAGTGGGTAGTGACCTGGTCAagcgatgtgggaaggatggtctctctgatcgaaagtgatcggggagtccaaccagctaaggaaagaggggatggccgtctcggTGGCACATGCTTCTCTATAGCGTACCTTATGTTGGCGCTTAGAGTGGATGGCGTCAgctcccccaaaga
This genomic interval carries:
- the LOC136511124 gene encoding uncharacterized protein, encoding MGRPCYAKFMAIPNYTYLKLKMPGLNGIIIVGSTFSHAYTYDHEHYELDTAIINSTELPELGNSSTQVVPDYNEPTSSSAFHLTKETKVVGIDPTDSTKTVQIGTKVPAK